Within the Flavobacterium sp. N502536 genome, the region AACCCAGTTTGGCGGCTGTTGCGGAAATGGAAATCTTGCAAAACCAATAGCTTCTGTTATTTTGTTTCCAACATAATTAATCAAAAAACCGTTACCACTGTTTGGAGGTGGTGTTATTCCAGCTGGGGTAGGTCCTGTAAGAAGGGCTTGCTGAGCCGTAAATGGGTTGGTAGTATTGTACGTATATTTCATCAGCGTACTCTGACTTCTGTCGGATGAAACCTTATATTGTGCCGCATCTCTCCAATTGTATAAAACTCTTGTAGGCAGCGGATTGAATGCTGAGTTGACTGGTGTCATAAAAACGGACATCCCAAAATTGGTATTCCAGGTAAACAGGTTGTATCGGTTCGGATTACCAAAAGCAAAACCTTCTACCGCCGGAAGTACCAAAGGGTTGTTTAACGGATTGCTTGGTAAGCGGTCAAAATTGGAAAAGTAGGTGAATGAAAACATTTGAAAAAGTGCCAGCTGATTAACATCTCCCAGACCAGGCCTTGCAACAGGTCCTTGTCCGAACATAAGACGTACCGGTAAATTGGTGCCATGATCAAACCACATCCAGGTAGCAGGTGACGGATTGCTATTGCCCACCGGAATTTTCCACCAGTCTACTTTCTGTGCTTTCATCCAGTTCAGGTAGCTGGTTCCTGAACATTTAGCTTTATCGGTTGCATTTCCAAACCAATCTGTAGTTGGAATTCTCCAGCCCAGATTTATAGGAGTATAACGAATTCCGTCTGTAGATACTTCCGTTTGAGTTGGCGTAACTCTGTACCACCATCTTCTTCCGGAACTGCCTACCAGCAAAGCATTTAATCCAAGGCCTTCTGCGTAATAAACAGTGGCCGTACAAATTTCAAAAAATGGACTCGCTTGGTCCGCAGGGGTGCTGTTACTTTGTATGGGGCTAAAAGGGTGAAGTACACAGGTACATTTCCAAAATTGTGGAAGTCGGGGTTTCTGGCCTGAAAAAGGTTCCAAAACCGGGTATCTCGAATCTGGGATCGGGTCCACGCAGGTTGACGTGGAAGAGGATAAATCTTTCATGGTAATTAGTTTTTGGGGTTGCTATTTTTTATTCTTTGCTTTAGTCCGATTTTTCAAAAGCGATTATATCTTACTGATTGTGTTGCAAATAGCTCTTTAAAATCATCCTTTTTTATTTTGCCGAATAAAATTACAATGCTTATCAAGTCTTAAATAAAAAAATGTCATGAGACTGGTTTTTTTATCCATAAAGCACGTAATCAATGGAATAGAACTGTTTTTTTAGAAGTCAACGAAAGACATTGATTGTCAAAGAATTATCTCAAATCTAAGAGTACAGGTGTTTTAGTTGTATTGGGATCGATATACAAATCTGCTGCGGTAACCAATAGAACCTCAACTTCCATATAAGATTCCTCATAATTGAGTAGTTTTTTTAATGCGGCACATTTTTCGCTGACAAAATTCTGTCTGTTATATTCCGAGACATTTTGCACGATTAACATCCGAACTACTTCTTTAAAAGAGGCATTCGTAGACAGTTGAATCTGAAAAGCATCCGTCTCCGTTGTCAACAAAAGAAATTGGTCTAGATCGTAATGCTGCTCACAAACTATAAATGATTTGGCTTCTCTGGATTTCAGTTCGAGAAAAGATTTTCCCTCCAGCTCTACCCATCGGCCTAAGTCGCCAATTGCATATCGGAAAACCGGAAATCTTTTGCGGAAGGTATTGGTAATCGCAAGTGTACCGTATCCGTTTTCATCGGGATTTATAATTTCAACTATAATACCTTTAATAACCGAAAATAGAGAGGGTGTTTTGGTACAATGCGACCAGGCCCAAATTCCGGTTTCGGCAGAGCCATACATCGAATAAACTTGTTGAAATCCGAGTTGCTCCTGTAAAAACTTTTGTGTGTTAGGTCTTAAAAACTCCCCCGCATAAAATAAGTTTTCGATCTCTATTTTTCTGTCGTTCTCCTGTAAAAACTGAGCAAAACACAATAGTTTTGAAGGGGTTCCAAATATAAAATTGGGTTTAAAATGATGCGCCGCCTGTTCCATGTCTTCATAACTGGCGTGTGCACTTAAGGCTAAAGTGGTCGCCTGGCATTTCTCTAAAATATCGTCCATAATAGCGGCGGTGCGGTACATGTCGGAATAACCAAAAATGTTCAGGGCAATGGTTTCAGCCGTAAAAAAGTTGTTTTTGGTAAGTGCTGCTGCCAATGCAAGACGCTGATTGTGATTTTCCTGTATATCCACCGGAAAAACCAAAGGCTTTTGAGTGCTTCCGCCTGAACGAACAAGATATACACCTGTTTTTTCATCCTGCAGTTTAAATTTGGTATTCAAAATCGGCATTAACTCTTTTTTACTTAACAGGGGGGCTCCCGCTGCAAAGTCGTTTCCTTTGTAGAATTCAATATATAAAGGATTCTGTTTGGCCAATTCAAAATAATTTTGAAATACAGCATGGTCAATTTGGGCAGGAATACAAACTGGAGACATCATGAGGCGTTTTTATTTAGTTCGTTTTTTTAAATAATAGCTGTTCTTTATCAGAAGTCTGCCGTGATGAAAGAGAAACAAGCCTTTTTCCTTCCAGGAGGGTAATCGTTTCATAGCATGTGACAACCAGCGCTGTGATAACATTCCCATTAATTGCTGATCGTATCGATTGGTACTTTCCCGATACCGTTGTATTGAAACGGGAATCTCTAATTCTTTCCAGGTCAAATAACTTATCCGGGACAAACTGCCGTCAACCTCTCGTACTTCGATACAGGTTTTGTTCAATAAACCCACCCGGGAAGCTGCAGGCGTATTTTTTAAAACGCGATACCAAAAATCGATTCCTTCATTTAAAGAAACATCAACCTCGTAACGGATGTTCGTCAGCCGGTTTTTTCGAACTACCACATTGCTGCCCACACCCATAATAAAATCAGGAGAACTAACGGTATGCAAGGGATCAGGCATTACAAACAAATCATTCGAAAGGGAAATCAATTCTTTTTCAAAGGATTTAATGTTTGGCATATAATAATTAGAAGGAACTAGTAAAATTCCAAGAACCAAAACATCTATATGCTCCTTCTCCATAATCGCACTGACATCGCTTAAACAGGAAGAAACATAACAATCATCGGCATCCAAAAAACTAATCAGGTCTCCTGTTGCCAGTTCGATTCCCATATTTCTTGCGTTTCCGGGACCTTTGTTCTCTTTTAATTCAATAATCTGAACCTTTGTTTGCAGAAATTGTGGTGCAAAAAAGGAGAGTGCTTCTTTGAGATTAACAAGACTCTGGTCGGTACTAAAATCATCGACTATGATAACCTGCGCTGCTTTTTTATCCTGAAAAGCCAGAGAGCGAATCGTATCATAGACATACGCCTCTTTATTGTAAAGCGGTATAACAACTGTATGTTTCATGCTTTTACTACTGAGCGATTGGATAAATTAAGGCTCTCCCCTGATGTACATTTACAACCGATTCATCAGATCCTCTAAAAATGCCGGACCCGTAAGTTTTGTCGTCTTTACACAACAACATCCCTACTAAATAGATCTGGCGATTGTTTTCGGCATCGTTAAATTCTTTCTGATTTACAAAATGCTGAATCAGGTATTTGCCCCAATTTTCCCGAACAATTGTATTCCAGTTTTCGTTTGTACAGTCGCTTTTCACATAAGCTCCAATTCCTCTTCCTCCGCTGTTTAATTTTAAAATGAGGTTTTGCTCTGTATCCGTAAAAGCATCACAGCCGGCGGGATCCGTAATGACAAAACTCGGGATGAGGTAATTTCTCAAAAAGCTGTAGTCTTCCTCACTCAAATAATCCTGCATGAT harbors:
- a CDS encoding glycosyltransferase family 2 protein — its product is MKHTVVIPLYNKEAYVYDTIRSLAFQDKKAAQVIIVDDFSTDQSLVNLKEALSFFAPQFLQTKVQIIELKENKGPGNARNMGIELATGDLISFLDADDCYVSSCLSDVSAIMEKEHIDVLVLGILLVPSNYYMPNIKSFEKELISLSNDLFVMPDPLHTVSSPDFIMGVGSNVVVRKNRLTNIRYEVDVSLNEGIDFWYRVLKNTPAASRVGLLNKTCIEVREVDGSLSRISYLTWKELEIPVSIQRYRESTNRYDQQLMGMLSQRWLSHAMKRLPSWKEKGLFLFHHGRLLIKNSYYLKKRTK